One region of Pseudomonas sp. B21-040 genomic DNA includes:
- a CDS encoding ABC transporter substrate-binding protein, which produces MLKHAVIPFLVGASMLAAAPFAQAATNLVFCSEGSPAGFDPGQYTTGTDFDASAETMFNRLTQFERGGTAVIPGLATSWDISPDGLTYTFHLRDGVKFHTTPYFKPTRDFNADDVLFTFNRMINKDDPFRKAYPTEFPYFTDMGMDTNITKIDKVDDKTVKFTLKEVDAAFIQNMAMSFASLQSAEYAAQLLKEGKAADINQKPVGTGPFVFKSYQKDSNIRYTGNKDYWKPDDVKIDNLIFAITTDPSVRIQKLKKGECQITLFPRPADLKALKEDKSLKVPDQAGFNLGYIAYNVMPKVKGQTDANPLAELKVRQALDMAVNKQQIIDSVYQGAGQLAVNAMPPTQWSYDTTIKDAKYDPEKAKELLKEAGVKEGTEIVLWAMPVQRPYNPNAKLMAEMLQSDWSKIGLKVKIQSYEWGEYIKRSKGGENQAMLIGWSGDNGDPDNWLNVLFGCDSLEGNNFSKWCDKKFDGIVKEAKRTTDQAKRTELYKQAQHVLKDAVPMTPIAHSTVFQPMRNEVQDFKISPFGLNSFYGVSVSK; this is translated from the coding sequence ATGCTTAAACACGCGGTCATTCCGTTTTTAGTCGGCGCCAGCATGCTAGCTGCCGCACCCTTCGCCCAAGCCGCGACTAACCTGGTGTTCTGCTCCGAAGGGAGCCCGGCCGGTTTCGACCCAGGTCAATACACCACCGGGACCGACTTCGACGCCTCTGCAGAAACCATGTTCAACCGCCTCACCCAGTTCGAACGTGGCGGCACCGCTGTCATTCCTGGTCTGGCGACCAGCTGGGATATTTCCCCGGACGGCCTGACGTACACCTTCCACCTGCGCGACGGCGTCAAGTTCCACACCACCCCGTACTTCAAGCCGACTCGTGATTTCAACGCCGACGACGTGCTGTTCACCTTTAATCGCATGATTAACAAGGATGATCCGTTCCGTAAGGCGTACCCGACCGAATTCCCGTACTTCACCGACATGGGGATGGACACCAACATCACCAAGATCGATAAAGTCGACGACAAAACCGTCAAGTTCACCCTCAAGGAAGTTGATGCCGCGTTCATCCAGAACATGGCCATGAGCTTCGCCTCGCTCCAGTCCGCCGAGTACGCAGCCCAGCTGCTGAAAGAAGGCAAAGCCGCCGACATCAACCAGAAGCCGGTCGGCACTGGTCCGTTCGTGTTCAAGAGCTACCAGAAAGACTCCAACATCCGCTACACCGGGAACAAGGACTACTGGAAGCCGGACGACGTGAAGATCGATAACCTGATCTTCGCCATCACCACTGACCCGTCGGTGCGTATCCAGAAGCTGAAGAAGGGCGAGTGCCAGATCACTCTGTTCCCACGTCCGGCCGACCTGAAGGCGCTGAAAGAAGACAAGTCCCTGAAAGTGCCTGATCAGGCCGGTTTCAACCTGGGCTACATCGCCTACAACGTGATGCCTAAGGTCAAGGGTCAAACCGACGCCAACCCGCTGGCTGAACTGAAAGTGCGCCAGGCACTGGACATGGCAGTCAACAAGCAACAGATCATCGACTCCGTTTACCAGGGCGCCGGCCAACTGGCCGTCAACGCCATGCCACCGACCCAGTGGTCCTACGACACCACCATCAAAGATGCCAAGTACGATCCTGAGAAAGCCAAAGAGCTGCTCAAGGAAGCCGGCGTGAAGGAAGGCACCGAAATCGTCCTGTGGGCGATGCCGGTACAGCGTCCATACAACCCGAACGCCAAGCTGATGGCAGAAATGCTGCAGTCCGACTGGTCCAAGATCGGCCTCAAGGTCAAGATCCAGAGCTACGAGTGGGGCGAGTACATCAAGCGCTCCAAAGGTGGCGAGAACCAGGCAATGCTGATTGGCTGGAGCGGTGACAATGGTGATCCGGACAACTGGCTGAACGTGCTGTTCGGCTGTGATTCGCTGGAAGGCAACAACTTCTCCAAATGGTGCGACAAGAAGTTCGACGGCATCGTAAAAGAAGCCAAGCGCACGACCGATCAGGCCAAGCGCACCGAACTGTACAAACAAGCGCAACACGTCCTCAAAGACGCCGTTCCAATGACACCTATCGCTCACTCGACGGTGTTCCAACCTATGCGCAACGAAGTGCAGGATTTCAAGATCAGCCCGTTTGGCTTGAACTCCTTCTACGGCGTCAGCGTCAGCAAATAA
- a CDS encoding DUF6124 family protein, whose product MDKSVPDPPITPEAEDLRTESLIKDREAIKRALDYYLAPPSQYTEKNRRPSTMYMIAPNMDTESLLAQACESLASASVMTSDFATNLIGPQRSTAMAIQQIIMLAELAVNRALDNVDPA is encoded by the coding sequence ATGGATAAGTCAGTCCCCGATCCACCCATCACTCCCGAAGCCGAAGACTTGCGCACCGAGTCGCTAATCAAAGACCGCGAAGCCATAAAACGCGCCCTCGACTACTACCTCGCCCCTCCATCCCAATACACCGAAAAAAACCGCCGCCCCAGCACGATGTACATGATCGCCCCGAACATGGACACCGAAAGTCTGCTGGCCCAAGCCTGCGAATCACTGGCCTCTGCCAGCGTCATGACCAGTGATTTCGCCACGAACCTGATCGGCCCGCAGCGCAGTACGGCGATGGCGATTCAGCAGATCATCATGCTGGCGGAGTTGGCGGTGAATCGGGCGTTGGATAACGTTGATCCGGCATAA
- a CDS encoding DUF6124 family protein, whose translation MDKLVPDPPLDTTAPDAETLRTESLIKDREAIKRALDYYLDPPSQYTEKPRRPSTMYMIAPNMDTESLLAQACESLASASVMTSDFATNLIGPQRNTAMAIQQIIMLAELAVNRALDNVDPA comes from the coding sequence ATGGATAAGTTAGTACCCGATCCACCCCTCGATACCACCGCACCCGATGCCGAGACTTTGCGCACCGAGTCGCTAATCAAAGACCGCGAAGCCATAAAACGCGCTCTCGACTACTACCTCGACCCTCCATCCCAATACACCGAAAAACCCCGCCGCCCCAGCACGATGTACATGATCGCCCCGAACATGGACACCGAAAGCCTGCTGGCACAAGCCTGTGAGTCACTGGCCTCTGCCAGCGTCATGACCAGTGATTTCGCCACGAACCTGATCGGCCCGCAGCGTAATACGGCAATGGCGATTCAGCAGATCATCATGCTGGCGGAGTTGGCGGTGAATCGGGCGTTGGATAACGTTGATCCGGCATAA
- a CDS encoding SIMPL domain-containing protein (The SIMPL domain is named for its presence in mouse protein SIMPL (signalling molecule that associates with mouse pelle-like kinase). Bacterial member BP26, from Brucella, was shown to assemble into a channel-like structure, while YggE from E. coli has been associated with resistance to oxidative stress.) → MHTFRRSAALLALSIGTLASLPTLAADELHYNQISLRAEVSQEVARDLMIVTLYTEEQNTDPAKLAADVSTTMNKALAQAKQVKDITLRQGSRNSYPIYDTKGQKITGWRERAELRLESSDFAALSKLTGELLTDLKMGGMDFAIATPTRKASEDALLKDAVTAFKARAQLATDALGGKSYKIVNLNLNSNGYPQPYMRGPMMMKAAAMDSAPVTPDVEAGTSQVSMTADGSIEVLMP, encoded by the coding sequence ATGCACACATTTCGCCGCAGCGCCGCCCTTCTCGCCCTGAGCATTGGCACCCTCGCCAGCCTCCCGACCCTGGCCGCCGACGAGCTGCACTACAACCAGATCTCCCTGCGCGCTGAAGTCAGCCAGGAAGTGGCTCGCGACCTGATGATCGTGACCCTCTACACCGAAGAACAAAACACCGACCCGGCCAAACTCGCCGCCGACGTCAGCACCACCATGAACAAAGCGCTGGCCCAGGCCAAACAAGTCAAAGACATCACCTTGCGCCAGGGCAGCCGCAACAGCTACCCGATCTACGACACCAAGGGCCAGAAAATCACCGGCTGGCGCGAACGCGCCGAACTGCGCCTGGAAAGCTCCGACTTTGCCGCCCTGTCGAAATTGACCGGCGAACTGCTGACCGACCTGAAAATGGGCGGCATGGACTTCGCCATCGCCACGCCAACCCGCAAGGCCAGTGAAGACGCGCTGCTCAAAGATGCCGTGACGGCCTTCAAGGCCCGCGCGCAACTGGCGACCGATGCACTGGGCGGCAAGAGCTACAAAATCGTTAACCTGAACCTGAACAGCAACGGTTATCCACAACCCTACATGCGCGGGCCGATGATGATGAAAGCTGCCGCAATGGATTCGGCGCCGGTGACCCCGGATGTGGAAGCCGGCACCAGCCAGGTCAGCATGACGGCGGATGGGTCGATTGAAGTGTTGATGCCTTGA
- a CDS encoding ATP-binding protein: MLAPVQITSATRQNLWRLTFIRTLVLAAQAGSVGLAYWLDLLPLPWVQLAMTLACSTLLCVFTAVRLRTSWPVTELEYALQLACDLFIHSALLYFSGGSTNPFVSYYLVPLTIAAVTLPWRYSVILSGIALTMYTLLLARFYPLQTFPIARENLQVYGMWLSFALAAAVITFFAARMAEELRRQEELRAIRREEGLRDQQLLAVATQAAGAAHELGTPLATMSVLLKEMQQDHPDPMLQDDLKVLQDQVKACKETLQQLVRAAEANRRLAVEMQDVTDWLDEALNRWHLMRPEASYRFQRLGQGTVPRMAPPPDLTQALLNLLNNAADACPEGLQVTLDWDFENLTISIRDHGAGVPLAIAEQIGKPFFTTKGKGFGLGLFLSKASVTRAGGSVKLYSHEEGGTLTELRLPRVARGDEHE, from the coding sequence ATGCTCGCCCCCGTTCAAATCACTTCTGCTACTCGCCAGAACCTCTGGCGGCTGACGTTCATCCGCACATTGGTGCTCGCCGCTCAGGCCGGTTCCGTGGGGTTGGCCTACTGGCTGGACCTGCTGCCGCTGCCGTGGGTGCAACTGGCAATGACCCTCGCCTGCTCGACGCTGCTGTGCGTATTCACGGCGGTTCGCCTGCGCACGTCGTGGCCGGTGACGGAGCTCGAATACGCGCTGCAGCTGGCCTGCGACCTGTTTATCCACAGCGCCCTGTTGTATTTCTCCGGTGGCTCGACCAACCCGTTCGTCTCTTATTACCTGGTGCCGCTGACCATTGCCGCTGTGACCTTGCCATGGCGTTATTCGGTGATCCTGTCCGGTATCGCCTTGACGATGTACACCTTGCTGCTGGCGCGTTTCTATCCGTTGCAAACCTTCCCGATTGCCCGGGAAAACCTGCAGGTCTACGGCATGTGGCTGAGTTTCGCGCTGGCCGCGGCGGTGATTACCTTTTTTGCTGCGCGCATGGCCGAAGAGTTGCGCCGTCAGGAAGAGCTGCGTGCCATTCGTCGCGAGGAAGGCCTGCGTGACCAGCAATTGCTGGCTGTTGCGACGCAAGCGGCTGGTGCGGCTCACGAATTGGGCACGCCGCTGGCGACCATGAGCGTGTTGCTCAAAGAGATGCAACAGGATCATCCAGACCCGATGTTGCAGGATGATCTGAAGGTGCTGCAGGATCAGGTCAAGGCCTGCAAAGAAACCTTGCAGCAACTGGTGCGTGCCGCCGAAGCCAATCGCCGCTTGGCGGTGGAGATGCAGGACGTCACCGACTGGCTCGATGAAGCGCTGAACCGCTGGCACCTGATGCGCCCGGAAGCCAGTTACCGGTTCCAGCGCCTGGGGCAGGGCACCGTGCCGCGCATGGCGCCGCCACCGGACTTGACCCAGGCGTTGCTGAATTTGCTGAACAACGCCGCCGATGCTTGCCCCGAAGGGCTGCAAGTGACGCTGGACTGGGATTTTGAAAACCTGACCATCAGCATTCGTGACCACGGCGCCGGTGTGCCGCTGGCCATCGCCGAGCAGATCGGCAAACCGTTTTTTACCACCAAGGGCAAAGGTTTCGGCCTGGGCCTGTTTTTGAGCAAGGCCAGCGTGACACGCGCCGGCGGCTCAGTGAAACTCTACAGTCATGAGGAAGGCGGCACGCTCACCGAGCTGCGCCTGCCCCGTGTCGCCCGAGGAGACGAACATGAGTGA
- a CDS encoding response regulator transcription factor, with protein sequence MSDDIQVEGEELPHLLLVDDDATFTRVMARAMARRGFRVSTAGSAEEGLTIAQADLPDYAALDLKMDGDSGLVLLPKLLELDPEMRVVILTGYSSIATAVEAIKRGACNYLCKPADADDVLAALLSEHADLDSLVPENPMSVDRLQWEHIQRVLTEHEGNISATARALGMHRRTLQRKLQKRPVRR encoded by the coding sequence ATGAGTGACGATATCCAAGTTGAAGGCGAAGAACTGCCGCATTTGCTGTTGGTCGACGACGATGCCACCTTCACCCGCGTGATGGCACGCGCCATGGCCCGCCGCGGTTTTCGCGTCAGCACTGCAGGCTCTGCCGAAGAAGGCCTGACCATCGCTCAGGCCGATCTGCCGGATTACGCCGCGCTGGACTTGAAAATGGACGGCGACTCGGGTTTGGTATTGCTGCCCAAACTGCTTGAACTGGACCCGGAAATGCGCGTGGTGATCCTCACCGGTTATTCGAGCATTGCCACCGCCGTCGAGGCGATCAAGCGCGGCGCCTGCAATTACCTGTGCAAACCGGCCGACGCCGACGACGTGCTGGCTGCGCTGCTTTCCGAGCACGCCGACCTCGATTCCCTGGTACCGGAAAACCCGATGTCGGTGGACCGTTTGCAGTGGGAACACATCCAGCGCGTGCTGACCGAGCACGAAGGCAATATCTCTGCCACCGCTCGCGCCTTGGGCATGCACCGCCGCACCTTGCAGCGCAAACTACAGAAGCGCCCCGTGCGTCGCTGA
- a CDS encoding ABC transporter ATP-binding protein/permease yields the protein MNQNAEYSAVNDAVRGQFFRKVWAIITPYWQSEEKAKAWTLLIAVIALSLISVGISVWFNTWYKDFYNALQKKDEAAFWQLILYFCVIAAVAIVGAVYRLYLTQMLTIRWRAWLTEKHFARWLGNKNYYQLEQGGYTDNPDQRISEDLNNFTSNTLELGIGLLRNIVSLVSFSIILWGVSGSIEVFGITIPGYMFWCVLVYAVVGSWLTHLIGRRLIGLNNQQQRFEADLRFSMVRIRENAESIALYNGEPNENRRLSGRFGMVWHNFWDIMKVSKRLTFFTAGYSQAAIIFPFIVASPRYLSGKIELGELMQISSAFGNVQESFSWFISAYQNLASWRATCDRLLSFRQAMTDNEERQQAIDVQNQGTELKIHNLGLDLADGRHLLTNADMAVEEGERVMLSGRSGSGKSTLLRAMGHLWPRGHGSIRLPSARYLFLPQKPYLPIGSLREVLSYPQPGDTYTQERYVHVLETCRLPHLVGRLDEANHWQRMLSPGEQQRLAFARALLYAPQWLYMDEATSAMDEEDEASLYQALIDELPGLSIISVGHRSSLKRFHPRHVRIENGHLVDQTVTA from the coding sequence ATGAATCAGAACGCTGAATATTCCGCGGTCAACGATGCCGTGCGCGGGCAGTTTTTCCGCAAAGTCTGGGCGATTATCACGCCCTATTGGCAAAGTGAAGAGAAGGCCAAGGCCTGGACGCTGTTGATTGCAGTGATTGCGCTGTCGCTGATCAGCGTGGGAATCTCGGTGTGGTTCAACACCTGGTACAAGGACTTCTACAACGCCTTGCAAAAGAAAGATGAAGCCGCGTTCTGGCAGCTGATTCTGTATTTCTGCGTGATTGCCGCCGTGGCGATTGTCGGTGCGGTGTACCGGCTTTATCTGACACAGATGCTGACCATCCGCTGGCGAGCCTGGCTGACGGAGAAGCACTTTGCCCGTTGGCTCGGCAACAAAAACTACTACCAGCTGGAGCAGGGCGGTTACACCGATAACCCGGACCAGCGGATTTCCGAAGACCTTAACAACTTCACCTCCAACACCCTTGAGCTGGGTATCGGGCTGCTGCGCAATATCGTCAGCCTGGTGTCGTTCTCGATCATTCTGTGGGGCGTGTCGGGCAGTATTGAAGTCTTCGGTATCACTATTCCCGGCTACATGTTCTGGTGCGTACTGGTTTACGCAGTGGTAGGCAGCTGGTTGACGCATTTGATCGGTCGCCGCTTGATCGGTCTGAACAACCAACAACAACGCTTCGAAGCCGACCTGCGTTTCTCCATGGTACGGATTCGCGAGAATGCCGAAAGCATTGCGTTATATAACGGAGAGCCGAACGAAAATCGTCGGTTGAGCGGCCGCTTCGGAATGGTCTGGCATAATTTCTGGGACATCATGAAAGTGTCCAAACGCCTGACATTCTTTACCGCCGGTTACAGCCAGGCGGCCATCATTTTCCCGTTCATTGTTGCCTCGCCGCGTTACCTCTCCGGCAAGATCGAACTCGGTGAGCTGATGCAAATCAGCTCGGCATTCGGCAATGTGCAGGAAAGCTTCAGCTGGTTTATCAGTGCGTATCAGAACCTCGCCTCATGGCGTGCCACCTGTGACCGTCTGCTCAGCTTCCGTCAGGCCATGACCGACAATGAAGAGCGCCAGCAGGCCATCGACGTGCAGAATCAAGGCACGGAACTGAAGATCCACAACCTGGGCCTCGATCTGGCGGACGGTCGTCACTTGCTGACCAACGCCGATATGGCGGTGGAAGAGGGCGAGCGTGTCATGCTCAGCGGGCGTTCCGGCAGTGGCAAGTCGACCTTGTTGCGAGCCATGGGGCACTTGTGGCCGCGCGGCCACGGCAGCATTCGCCTGCCATCGGCGCGCTACCTGTTCCTGCCGCAAAAGCCTTATCTGCCGATTGGCAGCCTGCGCGAAGTGCTGAGTTATCCACAGCCTGGCGATACCTATACGCAAGAACGCTACGTTCACGTGCTGGAAACCTGCCGATTGCCGCATCTTGTTGGACGTCTGGATGAAGCCAACCACTGGCAGCGCATGCTCTCGCCGGGTGAACAGCAACGTTTGGCATTTGCCCGCGCGCTGCTGTACGCACCGCAATGGCTGTACATGGACGAAGCGACGTCGGCGATGGACGAAGAGGATGAGGCTTCGTTGTATCAAGCGCTGATCGATGAGTTGCCAGGGCTGAGCATTATCAGCGTCGGGCATCGCAGCAGCCTGAAGCGTTTCCATCCACGGCATGTTCGCATCGAGAACGGCCATTTGGTGGACCAGACCGTGACCGCCTGA
- a CDS encoding FadR/GntR family transcriptional regulator produces MENPIDAPRLPRKRRSLAQELVTVLSEQIRDGLLKRGDKLPTESAIMDAHGVSRTVVREAISRLQAAGQVETRHGIGTFVLDTPSPSGFRIDPATVVTLRDVLAILELRISLEVESAGLAAQRRSPEQLGLMRAALDALNESASHASDAVASDFQFHLQIALATGNRYFTDIMTHLGTSIIPRTRLNSARLAHDDQQHYMNRLSREHEEIYDAIARQDSDAARAAMRLHLTNSRERLRHAHEEAEAQRG; encoded by the coding sequence ATGGAAAACCCGATTGACGCACCCCGCCTCCCTCGCAAGCGCCGCAGCCTCGCACAGGAATTGGTGACGGTGCTGTCCGAGCAGATCCGCGACGGTCTCCTCAAGCGCGGCGACAAATTGCCCACCGAGTCGGCGATCATGGACGCCCATGGCGTCAGCCGCACCGTGGTGCGCGAAGCGATTTCCCGCTTGCAGGCAGCCGGGCAGGTGGAAACCCGCCATGGCATCGGCACCTTCGTGCTCGATACGCCAAGCCCGAGCGGCTTCCGTATTGACCCGGCGACGGTGGTGACCCTGCGTGACGTGTTGGCGATTCTGGAATTGCGCATCAGCCTCGAAGTCGAATCCGCCGGCCTCGCCGCGCAACGCCGCAGCCCTGAGCAGTTGGGTCTGATGAGAGCCGCACTGGACGCCCTGAACGAAAGCGCTTCCCACGCCAGCGATGCGGTCGCCTCGGACTTCCAGTTCCACCTGCAAATTGCCCTGGCAACCGGAAACCGCTACTTCACCGACATCATGACTCACCTGGGCACCAGCATCATTCCGCGCACGCGGCTGAACTCGGCGCGCCTGGCCCATGACGACCAGCAGCACTACATGAATCGCCTGAGTCGTGAGCACGAAGAGATTTACGACGCCATCGCTCGCCAGGATTCCGATGCGGCGCGAGCGGCGATGCGTTTGCACTTGACCAATAGCCGTGAGCGGCTGCGTCATGCGCATGAAGAGGCTGAGGCGCAGCGGGGTTAA
- a CDS encoding phospholipase: MSALHTKPQETPKQVIANLDDLFTERGITVSDNEHVVLHLAEQHIAAPQPPASTSASALKGKPQLRFEGGEHTAIGDTTLLRFVKDAPAIPAAQVELHLPNGLALTYGQVVALGGDFYGIPDQPVSEGATPAERIQRFANAFNSLAMLPAANAEAKQILAVMQKEIAAVNQAIREGKQPHEVYDALGDTLSEEWNKITGGGSFVSALFPLGRYLKLAANNTDHFAERALAAYIAGHTAAVQQAVLAKSSGDEKQLEIAYAMNAFADHYLTDLFSAGHLRVPRKQLAAVVTPSDLGSLITRFMHDEDSKFGLNVRNGNGDQWRAYGDKRYFDAIDSANRVQVNQAVQLSADEIFATYLSGVAPSPSNFSALKKLPDLQAVLNPAGNFSPLFRVEGSKVLRRKDVNNLNDTATVDDWWGWSTYLLLKDYTPTGNVA, encoded by the coding sequence ATGTCAGCTCTACACACAAAACCTCAGGAAACACCGAAACAGGTCATTGCCAATCTGGATGATCTTTTTACTGAACGCGGCATTACCGTCAGCGACAACGAACACGTAGTGCTGCACCTTGCCGAGCAACACATCGCGGCTCCTCAACCGCCTGCCTCAACCTCCGCGAGTGCTCTGAAAGGCAAGCCACAGCTACGTTTCGAGGGGGGTGAACACACCGCCATCGGCGACACCACGCTGCTGCGTTTCGTCAAGGATGCCCCGGCCATTCCAGCGGCCCAAGTTGAATTGCACCTGCCCAATGGCCTGGCGCTGACCTATGGCCAAGTGGTTGCGTTGGGGGGTGATTTCTATGGCATTCCCGATCAGCCCGTCAGCGAAGGCGCCACGCCTGCGGAGCGTATCCAGCGCTTTGCCAATGCCTTCAATTCACTCGCTATGCTGCCGGCCGCCAATGCCGAGGCCAAGCAGATCCTCGCCGTGATGCAGAAGGAAATCGCCGCCGTTAATCAGGCGATCCGGGAAGGCAAACAACCTCACGAGGTTTATGACGCCTTGGGAGATACGTTGTCGGAAGAGTGGAACAAGATCACCGGCGGCGGCAGTTTTGTCTCGGCCCTGTTCCCGTTGGGGCGCTATCTGAAATTGGCCGCCAACAACACCGACCATTTTGCCGAACGGGCGCTGGCGGCCTACATCGCCGGGCATACGGCGGCGGTGCAGCAAGCGGTTCTGGCGAAAAGCAGTGGCGACGAAAAACAGCTGGAAATCGCCTACGCGATGAATGCCTTTGCTGATCATTACCTGACCGACCTGTTCTCCGCCGGCCACCTGCGTGTGCCGCGCAAGCAATTGGCAGCGGTGGTCACACCCAGCGACCTGGGCTCGTTGATCACCCGTTTCATGCACGATGAAGACAGCAAATTCGGCCTCAATGTGCGCAACGGCAATGGCGACCAATGGCGGGCCTATGGCGACAAACGCTACTTTGACGCGATCGACAGCGCCAACCGCGTGCAGGTCAATCAAGCGGTTCAACTGTCTGCGGATGAGATCTTCGCGACGTACCTCAGCGGAGTCGCTCCATCGCCGAGCAACTTCAGCGCCTTGAAAAAGCTGCCGGACCTGCAAGCCGTGCTGAACCCGGCGGGCAATTTCTCGCCGCTGTTCAGGGTCGAGGGCAGCAAAGTGCTGCGACGCAAGGACGTCAACAACCTGAACGACACCGCCACCGTCGACGACTGGTGGGGCTGGAGCACCTACTTGCTGCTCAAGGACTACACACCCACCGGCAACGTTGCCTGA
- the kdgD gene encoding 5-dehydro-4-deoxyglucarate dehydratase, producing MNPQELKSILSSGLLSFPVTDFNAQGDFHRAGYIKRLEWLAPYGATALFAAGGTGEFFSLAASEYSEIIKTAVDTCETSVPILAGVGGSTRQAIEYAQEAERLGAKGLLLLPHYLTEASQDGVAAHVEAVCKSVKIGVVVYNRNVCRLTAPLLERLAERCPNLIGYKDGLGDIELMVSIRRRLGDRFSYLGGLPTAEVYAAAYKALGVPVYSSAVFNFIPKTAMDFYHAIAREDHATVGKIIDDFFLPYLDIRNRKAGYAVSIVKAGAKIAGYDAGPVRAPLTDLTREEYEMLAALIDKQGAQ from the coding sequence ATGAATCCACAAGAACTGAAGTCCATCCTCTCTTCCGGTCTGCTGTCTTTCCCGGTTACCGATTTCAATGCTCAGGGCGATTTCCATCGCGCGGGCTACATCAAGCGTCTCGAATGGCTGGCCCCATACGGCGCCACGGCGTTGTTCGCCGCAGGCGGTACCGGTGAGTTCTTCTCTCTGGCGGCCAGCGAATATTCGGAAATCATCAAGACGGCCGTCGATACCTGCGAAACCAGCGTGCCGATCCTGGCCGGTGTTGGCGGTTCGACCCGTCAAGCCATCGAATACGCACAGGAAGCCGAGCGTCTGGGCGCCAAAGGCTTGTTGCTGCTGCCGCACTACCTGACCGAAGCCAGCCAGGACGGCGTTGCCGCCCACGTTGAGGCCGTGTGCAAATCGGTAAAAATCGGCGTGGTGGTTTACAACCGTAACGTCTGCCGCCTGACCGCGCCGCTGCTGGAACGTCTGGCCGAGCGCTGCCCGAACCTGATCGGCTACAAGGATGGCCTGGGCGATATCGAGCTGATGGTGTCGATCCGTCGCCGTCTCGGTGACCGTTTCAGCTACCTGGGCGGCTTGCCGACCGCTGAAGTCTACGCCGCTGCCTACAAGGCGTTGGGCGTGCCGGTTTACTCCTCGGCGGTGTTCAACTTCATCCCGAAAACCGCGATGGACTTCTACCACGCGATCGCTCGTGAAGATCACGCCACCGTCGGCAAGATCATCGACGACTTCTTCCTGCCATACCTGGACATCCGTAACCGCAAGGCCGGTTATGCCGTGAGCATCGTCAAGGCCGGGGCAAAAATTGCCGGCTATGACGCAGGTCCTGTGCGTGCACCGCTGACCGATCTGACCCGCGAAGAGTACGAAATGCTCGCCGCACTGATCGACAAGCAGGGCGCGCAGTAA